A section of the Salmo salar chromosome ssa05, Ssal_v3.1, whole genome shotgun sequence genome encodes:
- the LOC106604324 gene encoding solute carrier family 25 member 53 isoform X1 has translation MKALVMGRGPGHNHEDHVLRTNTMVWLPSFLHGGTSSLVSTLTTFPIYKIVFRQQFHSTVVSQAIGQLRKEGFLKLYRGVVPPLLMKTLNGTLLFGIHDTFLHCLSSITNPCGVIPLSTLPAVAGLGTGMVEALVFTPFERVQNVLQNGGNDRSLPTLRSVLARLRAERLGSGYYRAFIPILARNSLGSCIYFGLKDPISAALREKGLPPMASSFLSGMVISSMAINLPLYPLSVLVVNMQAGVVGEAAGVRGSWKALWEGQLKRSIPLLYRGGSLVILRSCISWGITTALYDRHSAH, from the coding sequence TGATGGGGCGGGGTCCTGGACATAACCATGAAGACCACGTCCTCAGGACGAACACTATGGTTTGGCTCCCCAGCTTCCTGCATGGTGGGACTTCCAGCCTGGTGTCCACTCTCACCACCTTCCCCATCTACAAGATCGTGTTCCGCCAGCAGTTTCACAGCACCGTAGTCAGCCAGGCGATAGGCCAACTCAGGAAGGAGGGTTTCCTGAAGCTCTACAGGGGGGTGGTGCCCCCTCTACTGATGAAAACCCTGAACGGGACGCTACTTTTCGGGATACATGACACTTTCctccactgtctctcctccatcACCAACCCCTGCggtgtcatccctctctccacgtTACCAGCTGTGGCCGGGCTCGGCACAGGCATGGTGGAGGCCTTGGTGTTCACGCCATTTGAGCGTGTGCAGAATGTGTTGCAGAACGGGGGCAACGACCGCAGCCTGCCCACCCTGAGGAGTGTGCTGGCCCGGCTGAGGGCAGAGAGGCTGGGGTCGGGGTACTACAGAGCCTTCATCCCCATACTGGCCCGTAACTCCCTGGGAAGCTGCATCTACTTCGGTCTGAAGGACCCCATCAGTGCTGCTCTGAGGGAGAAGGGGCTTCCTCCTATGGCCTCATCCTTCCTGTCAGGAATGGTAATCAGCTCCATGGCGATCAACCTGCCCCTGTATCCTCTGTCTGTGCTGGTGGTCAACATGCAGGCTGGGGTGGTGGGTGAGGCAGCGGGGGTGAGGGGGAGCTGGAAGGCACTGTGGGAAGGTCAGCTGAAGAGGAGCATCCCCCTGCTGTACCGCGGAGGTTCCCTGGTTATCCTCAGGAGCTGTATCAGCTGGGGAATCACTACAGCCCTCTACGACCGACACTCCGCACACTGA
- the LOC106604324 gene encoding solute carrier family 25 member 53 isoform X2, producing MGRGPGHNHEDHVLRTNTMVWLPSFLHGGTSSLVSTLTTFPIYKIVFRQQFHSTVVSQAIGQLRKEGFLKLYRGVVPPLLMKTLNGTLLFGIHDTFLHCLSSITNPCGVIPLSTLPAVAGLGTGMVEALVFTPFERVQNVLQNGGNDRSLPTLRSVLARLRAERLGSGYYRAFIPILARNSLGSCIYFGLKDPISAALREKGLPPMASSFLSGMVISSMAINLPLYPLSVLVVNMQAGVVGEAAGVRGSWKALWEGQLKRSIPLLYRGGSLVILRSCISWGITTALYDRHSAH from the coding sequence ATGGGGCGGGGTCCTGGACATAACCATGAAGACCACGTCCTCAGGACGAACACTATGGTTTGGCTCCCCAGCTTCCTGCATGGTGGGACTTCCAGCCTGGTGTCCACTCTCACCACCTTCCCCATCTACAAGATCGTGTTCCGCCAGCAGTTTCACAGCACCGTAGTCAGCCAGGCGATAGGCCAACTCAGGAAGGAGGGTTTCCTGAAGCTCTACAGGGGGGTGGTGCCCCCTCTACTGATGAAAACCCTGAACGGGACGCTACTTTTCGGGATACATGACACTTTCctccactgtctctcctccatcACCAACCCCTGCggtgtcatccctctctccacgtTACCAGCTGTGGCCGGGCTCGGCACAGGCATGGTGGAGGCCTTGGTGTTCACGCCATTTGAGCGTGTGCAGAATGTGTTGCAGAACGGGGGCAACGACCGCAGCCTGCCCACCCTGAGGAGTGTGCTGGCCCGGCTGAGGGCAGAGAGGCTGGGGTCGGGGTACTACAGAGCCTTCATCCCCATACTGGCCCGTAACTCCCTGGGAAGCTGCATCTACTTCGGTCTGAAGGACCCCATCAGTGCTGCTCTGAGGGAGAAGGGGCTTCCTCCTATGGCCTCATCCTTCCTGTCAGGAATGGTAATCAGCTCCATGGCGATCAACCTGCCCCTGTATCCTCTGTCTGTGCTGGTGGTCAACATGCAGGCTGGGGTGGTGGGTGAGGCAGCGGGGGTGAGGGGGAGCTGGAAGGCACTGTGGGAAGGTCAGCTGAAGAGGAGCATCCCCCTGCTGTACCGCGGAGGTTCCCTGGTTATCCTCAGGAGCTGTATCAGCTGGGGAATCACTACAGCCCTCTACGACCGACACTCCGCACACTGA